One Campylobacter concisus DNA segment encodes these proteins:
- a CDS encoding putative bifunctional diguanylate cyclase/phosphodiesterase, producing MERNIFFTSNSSLILRQKQIFYAVIALFIFSQFAGILNYKNFENLLIFLGFVFVVFGIYISMSRSKLKTMHWLAACFGVFIWTIIDAIRSVNEDFLLRSKEQISYLHFFDLLPMFLLLAAVGIFFVVKFIASDKKILVLADSFNVLLLVFTLAYCIVGDMGDFNILIHPKSPSELAASIAIFVNLSILFIALSEIFNSNHLYIRHSGFFLIIASAIFTLLNLYVFYNELINKGHDFTLHSIYLVPFFLLMLGAFYLRGDNKRISAADVGIKTTSKLVPIISAALILIKTDLSSYVDLLIIFVVVAGAVISYFMKVLDQSEEIYNAEQNLHDAKNKEKHLKTNELEMINLSLEGVSEKDYLTSLGNRDSLLNELKGMCSVLGEKQEIAVYYINISRFKNINTSYGHEVGDKILKAIAKRIREACNRQEVTARIGADEFIVLSKMEENSHTKRMKLGMELRDTIEKPLQIDKYHFAIKSVVGIHVVTRDNISDPRNIIKKADMAMYYAKQNPAKNPMVYNNEIDSEIQQSSNIEIALKKANLQEDFEVYFQPIYDIKNLKIICVEALLRWQSKEYGQKEAGEFMDIASLNSDILNDICTLSVSKTVEQAVRWQNKKLKVPKISINVAQIQSTSEKFVNEFMLTLNSHHLNPKQFELEFSEDIWKNDQETLDKIFSLLEKNSIDVCIDDFGSGYTSFVYIRKYKIDRIKIANDFVAQSVINKKDMQVVAAIINIAKSMKLKVTAKGVESHEIKELLKELNCNEMQGYFLSRPMSAEEFENSLRQNSHMVADI from the coding sequence ATGGAGAGAAACATTTTTTTTACGTCAAATTCGTCACTTATCCTAAGACAAAAACAAATTTTCTATGCCGTTATAGCTCTTTTTATATTTTCTCAGTTTGCCGGCATTTTAAACTATAAAAATTTTGAAAATTTGTTGATATTTTTGGGCTTTGTTTTTGTAGTTTTTGGTATCTACATCTCCATGAGCAGATCAAAGCTTAAAACTATGCACTGGCTTGCTGCATGCTTTGGAGTCTTTATCTGGACTATTATTGACGCCATTAGGAGTGTCAATGAAGACTTTCTTTTAAGAAGCAAAGAGCAAATTTCTTATCTTCATTTTTTCGATCTACTCCCTATGTTTTTACTCCTAGCTGCTGTTGGTATATTTTTTGTGGTCAAATTTATAGCTAGCGATAAAAAGATCCTAGTTCTAGCCGATAGCTTTAACGTTCTTTTGCTAGTTTTCACGCTTGCTTATTGTATTGTTGGAGATATGGGCGATTTTAATATATTGATCCATCCTAAAAGCCCTAGTGAGCTTGCTGCTAGCATTGCTATTTTTGTAAATTTATCTATTTTATTCATCGCTCTTAGTGAAATTTTTAATAGCAACCATCTTTATATTAGACATAGCGGCTTTTTCTTGATAATCGCAAGTGCGATTTTTACGCTATTAAATTTATATGTTTTTTATAATGAGCTTATAAACAAAGGGCATGATTTTACTCTGCACTCTATCTATCTTGTGCCATTTTTTCTCTTAATGCTCGGGGCTTTTTACTTAAGGGGTGATAACAAGCGTATAAGCGCAGCAGATGTTGGCATAAAAACAACATCTAAGCTCGTGCCTATTATCTCAGCTGCACTAATACTAATAAAAACTGACCTCTCATCTTATGTTGATCTGCTTATAATTTTTGTTGTTGTAGCTGGGGCGGTTATTAGCTATTTTATGAAAGTGCTTGATCAAAGCGAAGAGATATATAACGCAGAGCAAAATTTACATGATGCTAAAAACAAAGAGAAACACCTAAAGACAAACGAACTTGAGATGATAAATTTAAGCTTAGAGGGTGTATCTGAAAAAGACTATCTAACCTCTCTTGGCAACAGAGACTCTTTGCTAAATGAGCTAAAAGGTATGTGTAGTGTTTTGGGCGAGAAGCAAGAGATCGCAGTTTATTATATAAATATAAGTCGCTTTAAAAATATAAATACATCTTATGGACATGAGGTTGGCGATAAAATTTTAAAAGCGATAGCAAAGCGCATACGTGAAGCGTGCAACAGACAAGAGGTCACCGCAAGGATCGGCGCTGATGAGTTCATCGTGCTTTCAAAAATGGAAGAAAATAGCCACACTAAACGCATGAAGCTTGGTATGGAGCTAAGAGATACGATAGAAAAACCTTTGCAAATAGATAAGTATCACTTTGCGATCAAGAGTGTCGTTGGTATCCACGTTGTCACAAGAGACAACATCAGCGATCCTAGAAATATCATCAAAAAAGCTGATATGGCGATGTACTACGCTAAGCAAAATCCAGCCAAAAACCCGATGGTTTATAATAATGAGATAGATAGCGAAATACAACAAAGCTCAAATATAGAGATAGCTCTTAAAAAAGCAAATTTACAAGAGGATTTTGAGGTATATTTTCAGCCGATTTATGACATTAAAAATTTAAAGATCATCTGCGTAGAAGCGCTACTTAGATGGCAGTCAAAAGAGTATGGACAAAAAGAAGCTGGAGAGTTTATGGATATAGCTAGCTTAAATAGCGACATCTTAAACGACATCTGCACGCTTTCTGTCTCAAAAACAGTAGAACAAGCCGTAAGATGGCAAAACAAAAAGCTAAAAGTGCCAAAAATAAGCATAAACGTAGCGCAAATTCAAAGCACATCTGAAAAATTTGTAAATGAATTTATGCTAACTTTAAACTCGCACCACCTAAATCCAAAGCAGTTTGAGCTTGAATTTAGCGAAGATATATGGAAAAACGACCAAGAGACACTTGATAAAATTTTCTCACTTTTGGAGAAAAATAGCATAGATGTTTGTATAGATGACTTTGGATCTGGATATACGTCATTTGTCTATATCAGAAAGTATAAGATCGACCGCATAAAGATAGCAAATGACTTTGTTGCTCAGTCAGTGATCAACAAAAAAGATATGCAAGTAGTCGCTGCTATCATAAATATAGCAAAATCAATGAAGCTAAAAGTGACAGCAAAAGGCGTGGAAAGCCACGAGATAAAAGAGCTTTTAAAAGAGCTTAATTGTAATGAAATGCAAGGATATTTCTTATCTCGTCCGATGAGTGCGGAGGAGTTTGAGAATTCTTTAAGGCAGAATTCTCACATGGTGGCTGATATTTAA
- the dut gene encoding dUTPase, whose translation MDERTIVLEMLKMQQSLNDETNGLGWENGYTNKNKLISWRRCIYMECAELIDSFAWKHWKSIDAKTNEQNLRIEVVDIWHFIMSLALQIYKAKQLGDVETLAEDICQASGFSDFCKEPLSVEDESIYEIMNDVEMLIHECSGFDYDIFDIFKIYFSMSLKCGVNLYSLYECYIAKNVLNRFRQNNGYKEGSYKKIWNGHEDNEVMSEILSNGVSKIDEIYAALEREYKKVK comes from the coding sequence ATGGATGAAAGAACTATTGTTTTAGAGATGTTAAAGATGCAACAAAGCCTAAATGACGAGACAAACGGGCTTGGTTGGGAAAATGGCTATACAAATAAAAATAAACTCATAAGCTGGAGGCGTTGCATATATATGGAGTGCGCTGAGCTCATTGACAGCTTTGCGTGGAAGCACTGGAAGAGCATAGATGCCAAGACTAATGAGCAAAATTTACGCATCGAGGTTGTCGATATCTGGCACTTTATAATGAGCCTAGCACTACAAATTTATAAGGCAAAACAGCTTGGCGATGTTGAAACTTTGGCTGAGGATATTTGCCAAGCAAGCGGTTTTAGCGACTTTTGCAAAGAGCCACTAAGTGTCGAAGACGAGAGCATTTACGAGATCATGAACGATGTTGAGATGCTTATACATGAGTGCAGCGGCTTTGACTATGATATCTTTGATATCTTTAAAATTTATTTCTCAATGTCTTTAAAATGTGGCGTAAATTTATACTCGCTTTATGAGTGCTACATCGCTAAAAATGTGCTAAATCGCTTCCGCCAAAACAACGGCTACAAAGAGGGAAGTTATAAGAAAATTTGGAACGGACACGAAGATAACGAAGTGATGAGTGAAATTTTATCAAAT